A genomic segment from Drosophila miranda strain MSH22 chromosome Y unlocalized genomic scaffold, D.miranda_PacBio2.1 Contig_Y12_pilon, whole genome shotgun sequence encodes:
- the LOC117189285 gene encoding uncharacterized protein LOC117189285, translating to MGDSDGFNAVPKMASMGPPPVLSSLWTGGASPDSRGDYYDDPHEEYSDCRYEGDYEGDYSMPTEEDQEEESCSCQSQTCQSQSEFSSIERTESDSEWEELSDGPSPGSPAGVPRRSRALHNAAGAPSAHASWDSSCPWRRS from the exons atgggggattcagatgg ATTCAATGCTGTGCCAAAGATGGCTTCGATGGGACCACCGCCCGTGTTGAGCTCCCTCTGGACAGGCGGCGCTTCTCCGGACAGCCGCGGAGACTACTACGACGACCCCCACGAAGAGTATTCCGACTGccgctacgagggcgactacgagggcgactactcgatgcccaccgaggaggaccaagaggaggagtcgtgctcctgtcagagccagacctgtcagagccagagcgagttcaGCTCGATAGAGCGCACCGAGTCGGACTCGGAGTGGGAGGAGCTCTCCGACGGCCCTTCCCCAGGGTCTCCCGCTGGAGTCCCTCGGCGCAGTCGTGCTCTCCACAATGCAGCCGGAGCACCGTCAGCGCATG CCTCCTGGGATTCATCCTGTCCCTGgcggcgctcctga